The Persicobacter psychrovividus genome window below encodes:
- a CDS encoding MFS transporter translates to MKQDFKYAALPVMFGFFVMGFCDVVGITVAHVKEDLLTGFGQDYQDTLSNLIPVALFSMFLIFSIPTGMLMNKIGRKKTVLLSNVLTIGAMFIPLIDYSFGMALLAFAVLGIANTILQVSLNPLLSNVVRGEQLTSSLTIGQFVKAVSSFSAPFIAAFAAGYFNNWQYIFPIYAVITLLATLWLSFTSIEEEVNTERPSSFKEVVSLLGDKTILLLFLGILFVVGVDVGMNTASPKILMERCGLNAIEAGYGPSVYFALRTFGAFSGAFILSRMAPQKFYQISMVIAVLALGALLVVSDKTGIFILYGVIGFFIANVFAIIFGMALKAQPDKANEISGLMITGVFGGAIIPFAMGLLSDFLSSQIGAVIIILLSASYLLISAFALKVNQKTPQVVEENIVEV, encoded by the coding sequence ATGAAGCAAGATTTTAAATATGCCGCATTACCTGTAATGTTCGGTTTTTTTGTAATGGGCTTTTGTGATGTGGTAGGCATTACCGTTGCGCATGTCAAGGAAGACCTGCTTACTGGTTTTGGCCAAGATTATCAGGATACCCTTTCCAATTTAATCCCTGTGGCTTTGTTTTCGATGTTTCTTATTTTTTCAATTCCAACAGGGATGTTAATGAACAAAATAGGACGCAAGAAAACAGTTTTATTAAGTAATGTACTGACTATTGGAGCAATGTTCATTCCACTGATCGATTATTCTTTTGGTATGGCCCTGCTTGCTTTTGCTGTCCTCGGCATTGCCAATACTATTTTGCAGGTTTCACTGAATCCCCTATTGTCGAATGTAGTCAGGGGAGAGCAACTGACAAGTAGCCTGACCATTGGGCAATTTGTAAAAGCGGTTTCTTCCTTTTCGGCTCCTTTTATTGCGGCCTTTGCGGCTGGATATTTTAATAACTGGCAGTATATCTTCCCGATTTACGCTGTTATCACCTTGTTGGCCACGCTTTGGCTGTCATTTACTTCCATTGAAGAAGAGGTAAATACGGAAAGACCAAGTTCATTTAAAGAAGTGGTCTCACTTTTAGGGGATAAAACGATTCTCTTATTGTTCTTGGGGATTCTTTTTGTGGTTGGTGTTGATGTAGGAATGAATACTGCCTCACCCAAAATCCTGATGGAAAGATGTGGCTTGAATGCCATAGAAGCAGGTTATGGACCAAGTGTTTATTTTGCTCTGAGAACTTTTGGCGCATTTTCGGGGGCATTCATTTTGAGTAGAATGGCACCCCAAAAATTCTATCAAATCAGCATGGTGATTGCTGTTTTGGCGTTGGGGGCGCTATTGGTGGTGAGTGATAAAACGGGCATTTTCATTTTATACGGTGTGATAGGTTTTTTCATTGCCAATGTCTTTGCCATCATTTTTGGTATGGCACTAAAAGCACAGCCGGATAAAGCCAATGAAATTTCGGGACTGATGATTACAGGCGTATTCGGTGGAGCAATCATTCCTTTTGCTATGGGGCTGTTGTCAGATTTTTTATCC
- a CDS encoding alpha-L-fucosidase, translated as MKKTIYKLACMLSLAISMACNTAATKTEEVKLTDDQRMEWWREARFGMFIHWGAYSMLGGEYNDSTCWGGAEWVMDKLDMTIEEYEKYPQQFNPVDFDAKKWVSLAKDAGMKYIVLTSKHHDGFCLWDSEVTDYDIMDTSPFKRDIVKEMAEECDRQGIKFCLYHSITDWHHPQAQSVFYPDYNIGQDDQTKSNPEFPEYFRNYLKPQVGELLTKYGDIGVIWFDGEWIADYTTEMGKEMYDYILDLQPQTIVNNRVDKGRNGMAGFNVEGNFAGDFGTPEKEVPATGIDEDWEACFTMNGSWGYKPSDDNWKSDTLLIQSLVDIVSKGGNFLLNIGPDGLGNVPIESVDRLKTMGAWIQTNGESIYGAKASPFERPEWGVYTSKENVIYAHVIDWPADGKLTINPSAKIVNATILGAEHTKVQVEGNTILLPKQAVNPFVSVVKITVGSQPA; from the coding sequence ATGAAAAAGACAATTTATAAATTGGCATGTATGCTATCATTGGCCATCAGTATGGCATGTAATACAGCAGCAACAAAGACGGAAGAGGTGAAGCTGACCGACGATCAGCGCATGGAATGGTGGCGTGAAGCTCGATTTGGAATGTTTATTCACTGGGGAGCCTACTCTATGTTGGGCGGAGAATACAATGATTCTACCTGTTGGGGTGGAGCAGAATGGGTAATGGACAAGCTGGACATGACCATCGAAGAATATGAGAAATACCCACAGCAGTTTAACCCCGTAGATTTTGACGCTAAGAAATGGGTTAGCTTAGCGAAGGATGCAGGAATGAAATACATTGTTTTAACTTCCAAGCATCATGATGGTTTCTGTCTTTGGGATTCTGAGGTAACGGATTATGATATAATGGATACTTCGCCTTTCAAGCGTGATATTGTGAAAGAAATGGCTGAAGAATGTGATCGACAAGGAATTAAATTCTGTCTTTATCATTCCATCACGGACTGGCATCACCCACAGGCACAGTCTGTTTTCTATCCCGATTACAATATTGGTCAAGATGATCAAACCAAATCAAATCCGGAATTTCCTGAGTATTTCCGTAATTACCTCAAGCCACAAGTGGGTGAGTTGCTAACCAAATATGGAGATATTGGCGTAATATGGTTTGATGGTGAATGGATTGCTGATTATACCACCGAGATGGGTAAGGAAATGTATGATTATATCCTTGATTTGCAACCGCAGACGATTGTCAATAACCGAGTGGACAAGGGCCGTAATGGCATGGCAGGATTCAATGTGGAAGGAAACTTTGCGGGAGATTTCGGCACACCAGAGAAAGAAGTGCCTGCGACGGGTATCGATGAGGATTGGGAGGCGTGCTTTACCATGAACGGTTCGTGGGGTTACAAACCATCAGACGATAACTGGAAAAGTGACACTTTGTTGATTCAGAGTTTGGTCGATATTGTCTCCAAAGGAGGAAACTTCCTGTTGAATATTGGTCCTGATGGCCTTGGCAATGTACCCATAGAAAGTGTGGATCGATTGAAAACAATGGGTGCTTGGATTCAGACCAACGGGGAATCCATTTATGGAGCAAAAGCAAGTCCGTTTGAACGCCCTGAATGGGGAGTTTATACTTCTAAAGAGAACGTTATTTATGCGCATGTAATCGATTGGCCTGCTGATGGGAAATTGACCATTAACCCGAGTGCTAAAATTGTTAATGCTACCATTTTGGGAGCTGAGCATACAAAAGTTCAAGTCGAAGGAAACACAATTTTATTGCCAAAGCAGGCGGTAAATCCATTTGTTTCAGTGGTGAAAATTACCGTTGGAAGCCAGCCTGCCTAA